The DNA window CCGTGGCCGGCCCGGCCGCTTCCGAGTCTGCAGAACACCGGGGTGCTGGTCTCGGACTATGGCAAGGGCGAGGGCCCCTATCTCGCAACAGAGGTCACGGATCCGGATCTCGGAGGTGCCGGTGGAATCATCTTCGGTGCATTCTTGAATCAGAGTGAGGCATTCGAGGGGAAGGGAGAGACCGGATTCTTCCCCGAATCTCCGACTCCGATCGAGCACCTGTTCAAGTATCGGTCGCAGGGCGGCAAGTGGACATCCCAGTTGCTGCCGCTCGCTCCGTTCACGGTGTATCGCTACCAGGTTCCCAACAGCGAGTTTCCCGAAGCGGTGCCGAACCTCGTGCAGGTTTCACCTTTGATCGATCGGATGGTCTATAAGATCGAGCCCAAGCCCGACGGATCCGGGAACAGGGCGCGAGTGCAGGATCCGTTCTTCCGATTCCCGCGGATCCGTAGTGGTGGAGTCCCGATCGCGGTCGGAGGGCTCTACGGACCCAACAGCCAGCCGATCACGGTTTCCGCCGGGACCGGGACAGATCTGCCCCCTTATCTCGAGGGCAAGGACGGGCTGATTTTCTGGATCGATCCGATGCCTTACATCAAGGACGCCAGTTACCGGTATCTGATCGTGTGCTTTGACAAGGATACCGGTGAGATCTCGCGGGTGATCCCCACCAATGTCGTGAACCCCTGACCCGATACAGCGGATGAAATCTCCAATCAAAATCATCACGGCCTTCGCTTTCGGTTTGGGTTCCGTCGCGCTGTCGATGCCGGCGACCAAGCTGATTTCCGGCGAATGGTGCCTGCCGACCGAGGCACAGGGACTGGTCGTCATCGACGAGGCAACCGGCCAACTCCGATTCGCGCAGAGTGACCCGGGCGGGCGTCTGACATGGTCGCCGGTTGTTCGAACCTACCTATCGGATGTCAGTGATGTGGCGGGTTCGCTCGATGGCAATTCCGGCGAGTTGCTCGCGCTGACCAACCCGTGGGCGAACCGGATCGTGACGGTGGAAATCGACGACCCCGCGTTGACGCTCGGCTCGATGACGCCTCCTCACGTCGGCCCGGCCGCGATTTGTGAGATCGATACCTCCGGGCCGGAACTGCTGATCGGATCGAACCTGGCGGGCGGTGGCGCGGGTGCCTGGCTGGATGCGGTTGAAGACATTCCGGCAGGTGGAGTGCCGCTTGCCCAGTCGAGCGGCTTCGCCCCGATCGATCAGCTGGAGCCGCTGTTCGAGACCCTCGGTGGCGACCGCATGGCGGTCGGCCGGATCGTCAGCACGAGCACCAAGCTCTTTCTCAGCTATCGTGGCGGTGGAGCGGTAAGTTTCGCCATTCAGGATACGATTGCAGGTGACTGGCAGATCGCGAGCAGCGTGATCGGAGAAGACGGACGGACCATGGTCGTCGCATGGCAAACGGGTGGGACAACGGTCCTTCTCTATACCCTGAATGGAGGCATTGGTGCCGGCAGTGCGCTCACCCTCACCGGGGAACCAAAGCTGATTTTGTCGGGCGGCATCGGCTCGATCCAGCGAGTCGAGGTCCCGGGTGCGCCCGACGGCTTCCTGGCCGTTTCCCGTGACGGTTCGGAGGCGGTCTGGGTGCGCGTGTTCACGGGCAAGACGCTGAGTGTCGAGGCGGGATTCCAGCCGACCGCCGCAGGTTTGCAGATCAATGCCTTGGTTCCGGTCGACGGCGTGGGATTGGTGCAACTCGACGGAAAGGCAGGTGGCGGTCCGTCATCGGCGTTCGAAAGCCACGTCTGGACCGGAACCCGATGGGGGGTGGCCGATGCAGGCAGTTTGCCCAAGCCGCTGAGCAACCAGACGGACTTCGCCACGATCTTCTACTTCGACAGCGAACCATTCCTGACCGAGACCGCGTCTCTGCTCGGCCTGGAGATCCAGCCGGACTGGACGACCGGTTCCACCTCATCTCCGTTCCCACCAAGCATCACTGGGGAAACCTACGGATCCACCACGCTTGGCCTGGGTTCGCCCGGAGCGAGAGGCTTCACGGCACCGGGGGGCTCTGGCTATCTGCTCAGCAACCAGCACGAGCCGTATCTCAGTATCTCGGCCCTGCGTTCCAACGATCTGATCTCCACCCCGTCGCTAATCATCAATCCTCCGGGCGGATCCTCGCCCACGACGGTCGAGGTGAGCGCTTTGTTCGATGCCGAACGCTACGTGCTCAAGTATCGCAAGAGCGATCCGGGCAGTCCGTGGCAGGACTGGAGCGGGGGGCTTTCGGTTCCGTATTCCTCGACTTGGTATTTCTATCTGGAAGACCAGATCACGGGAGACAGCGGTCCGATCACCTCGCGGACCTGGACGATTCCGGTCGGTGGGCTCAACGGAACGGATTCCGACTCCGACGGGGTGCCGGACTACGTGGAGGCCGAGCGAGGTCTGGATCCGTTCGGTGGTGCCGACAGCGACGGCGACGGAGCGTCCGATCTTGAGGAGATCCTGGCCGGAACCGATCCGACCGATGACTCGAGCATTCCCTCGCCACGGAATCCGATCCCGCAGGGTGAAGGGGTGCGTTGGCTGGCAACCGCGGGCAACCACACACCGACCGCACGGATTTCCAACGGAGAAGCCATTGAGGCGCATGATATGGCAGGTGCTTTGCTGGCTCGCGACGAAGTCGAGTCGCTGACCCATCCGACCCTCGGTAGCATCCGTGCCGCGGAGCCCGTGTCGAACAGCAGCCCGGCCCAGACGGAATGGGCGGCACTGGCGAGTCCGATCTTCTTCGATGTCGGCACCGGCGTGAATCCTCCGCGAACCGGTCGCGAGATGATCCGTCTGGTGGGCATTCCGTCGCCCTCCGGACCGGTGATCGGCTTCACGCCGAGCGGCGCGAATTCGTCCGCCGATGCGGCGGGTTGGATCGCTGCGGCTCAAGCGGCCTACAGCACGTGGTCACCCGTCAGCGAACTGACGGAGATTTTTCCGGAGCATTCAGCGATGGCGATTCTCTGCGAAGCGATGATCTACGACCGGCTTGTCGCCGAAGGCCTTCTCGGAGCTCCGGTCCCGACGCTGCCTGAGTTCGGTATTTTCCCGTGGCGGAGTCAGGATGCGGGGCGTCTTCCGCTCGACCGTCCGATGATTTCCGGCCTTGCCTCGCTCGGTTACGATTTCTCGGCGCTCCGCGATCTGGTGGAGGCCGAAGTCGAAACCGTCTCTACGACGCGTGACGCTCTCCGCTCGGCGGCGGACGCGATCTATGCCTTCCACATCGCGAATTCCGACAGCTCGCCGGGGCTTGAGAGTCCGTTCCGGGTGCTGCGCGACTGGATCGAGGGTCTTGGTTTTCCTGCCAGCTACTCCGGGGTGGTTACCGACCCGATCCTGACCGATGCGGAGACCGCGATCGCCGAGATCCGAGGGCTTTCCGGCCAGCCCTACCGCCCTGTCGAATCGTGGGCGGTCGAGGTGGCTGCGCAAGGCGTCGAGCCGCCTGGTGTCGCCATCCGGCAACCGGGCGCGACACCCGTCGCCCTACTCCGCCCGACGGGTGAGCCGTTCCTTTTCGAGCAGGGGATCGGAGTGGTCGAGGGCACGACCCTGACCGTGCAGGGCTTCGTCGATGTGACTTCGCCGACCGGTTATCCGGCGATGGAAGTCACGGCGCTCGTTTACAACTCTCTGCCGAAGGAAAGCGCACGCGATCAGGACGCGAACCTGCTCGACGACGAATGGGAGCGCTTCTTCTTCGGGTCGACTGGCAATGATCCCTACTCGGTCCCCGCGGCCTCGAACTTCACGCTGCTGGAACACTACCTTGCCGGAACCGACCCGAGGGGAGGCGACGATCCGCCGAGTTCGCCGGCCGACCTCTCGCCACCAGCTCTCAGCATCGAGGCTGCCGGGGGTGGAGTGTTCGAGATCGAGTTCGCTTGGCCGGAGGAATACTTCGAGCAGATGGACTTCATCGTCGAGGGATCGCCCGACTTGAGTCCCGGTAGCTTCGTCGAGATCCCCGGTGCGGTGATCACTCCGTTGGGTGGCGGACTGTACCTGATCACCCTGCCGCCGGTGCCGCCGGCACAGGTCGCGCATTTCTACCGCGTCCGGCTGGCATTGCCGGAGAACTGACCGGTGCGGGAGCGACCGTTAGTCGAGTGCGTCGAGGTGAGCCTTGACGCGGGCGCGTTGCTTTTATTCATTTGAACAGTATTCGTGTCTGCGGCGCTGACGAAAAAACTGATCCGGCAACCGGTCGAGGCTCTCGAAAGCCACTTCGGGCACTC is part of the Haloferula helveola genome and encodes:
- a CDS encoding thrombospondin type 3 repeat-containing protein, producing MKSPIKIITAFAFGLGSVALSMPATKLISGEWCLPTEAQGLVVIDEATGQLRFAQSDPGGRLTWSPVVRTYLSDVSDVAGSLDGNSGELLALTNPWANRIVTVEIDDPALTLGSMTPPHVGPAAICEIDTSGPELLIGSNLAGGGAGAWLDAVEDIPAGGVPLAQSSGFAPIDQLEPLFETLGGDRMAVGRIVSTSTKLFLSYRGGGAVSFAIQDTIAGDWQIASSVIGEDGRTMVVAWQTGGTTVLLYTLNGGIGAGSALTLTGEPKLILSGGIGSIQRVEVPGAPDGFLAVSRDGSEAVWVRVFTGKTLSVEAGFQPTAAGLQINALVPVDGVGLVQLDGKAGGGPSSAFESHVWTGTRWGVADAGSLPKPLSNQTDFATIFYFDSEPFLTETASLLGLEIQPDWTTGSTSSPFPPSITGETYGSTTLGLGSPGARGFTAPGGSGYLLSNQHEPYLSISALRSNDLISTPSLIINPPGGSSPTTVEVSALFDAERYVLKYRKSDPGSPWQDWSGGLSVPYSSTWYFYLEDQITGDSGPITSRTWTIPVGGLNGTDSDSDGVPDYVEAERGLDPFGGADSDGDGASDLEEILAGTDPTDDSSIPSPRNPIPQGEGVRWLATAGNHTPTARISNGEAIEAHDMAGALLARDEVESLTHPTLGSIRAAEPVSNSSPAQTEWAALASPIFFDVGTGVNPPRTGREMIRLVGIPSPSGPVIGFTPSGANSSADAAGWIAAAQAAYSTWSPVSELTEIFPEHSAMAILCEAMIYDRLVAEGLLGAPVPTLPEFGIFPWRSQDAGRLPLDRPMISGLASLGYDFSALRDLVEAEVETVSTTRDALRSAADAIYAFHIANSDSSPGLESPFRVLRDWIEGLGFPASYSGVVTDPILTDAETAIAEIRGLSGQPYRPVESWAVEVAAQGVEPPGVAIRQPGATPVALLRPTGEPFLFEQGIGVVEGTTLTVQGFVDVTSPTGYPAMEVTALVYNSLPKESARDQDANLLDDEWERFFFGSTGNDPYSVPAASNFTLLEHYLAGTDPRGGDDPPSSPADLSPPALSIEAAGGGVFEIEFAWPEEYFEQMDFIVEGSPDLSPGSFVEIPGAVITPLGGGLYLITLPPVPPAQVAHFYRVRLALPEN